In a single window of the Drosophila albomicans strain 15112-1751.03 chromosome 3, ASM965048v2, whole genome shotgun sequence genome:
- the LOC117569203 gene encoding uncharacterized protein LOC117569203, producing MASKRLKIDDMVVDYKFACRCCLKSEAEFFKLDALTESSLIDDNNGNSTKIPLIRLLLFCIRTENLPELPQYICADCSKSLQIAYFFIQNAQKAHEILCRKLCPGKITKATTRFNGQPPLELHRGDNVKPSKSSVRHECKICGAITSNRLELKQHIRMHSEQTRHSCKLCKFVTFKQRLLPEHYRKAHGLTAAQIDQQLKMRKSLQAAMYATNATTSRQARENDDAQVKVCTLEDMELLIPTVLTPEDFSQPQLDADQLRDIEQQLGNSLDANDSAVLPVDDPTGGNSNMSIGAEFLVMPDGSLQQVHGGAGVVFEYIDDSKTPQQITANVTTNASLQNLLDDSKSDVTYSARDIEINHPVGDSLPQITVKPKLRPGPGSTSVMKHKCNLCPKVFPTIARLKSHQLTHSHLPKFYCDQCSYHSLRSSDLIKHYTEEHKSSIGDSKIHVEKSLQSLSTDKSRIYSCDMCLFETPSSAHLRSHYSDKHMIQPSDIQLRPSWSNDTKDKGCSPSHLPLGITYPSTFTESTIESSATTESTGTTTATTTTLQDLQPAQPTTTAVVTPAGDINVVVDATSLFYDGGAASSTATTTSTTTSTEPTENVSAAFEVFPEQSLSKSIRTTPRKVDLSGILPAVSVSTTAGGGNIGVVTTANPNNSIFGDMQDFIDNTDVAAICTIPADDMPVVDGDDIVIDNNNMSLDFDAENLFDDFEEDVEVGEDEDEDEDDPENEDENENNDAAADQNLLLTSDDDDVDDFDDEQSKHLQKPYCIYCNKKFTSQYKFENHMFVHRGLAPYRCELCTNLYNMKRLLIRHYKTVHKRMPTRDMVQAKGDKVTVERTAIEKLHVGVDKPPILMCAKCPFECEVEGEMRKHLNAHHGINDGVSVHANEVFIIRKLPFECPRCIRSFAAKRTLTRHLQRSHLVDTIIEMQAPQWTTSSAATTTTTMTSTTALPKNAQRIVAEVDTDGDGDGDGDGDGDGSGYGKSAMTLKNDLCSSPCATADNIVINSDTGIETDNEDIDSKSLTSTPTSGFATITTTADTNDAIDDKQKTTTESSPLTSTSQITSESPTSPLTTTSTALEKTPTTSTLFPTPTPFDFDLDFIENGAHGNNDNFNVLPITGQLLNGTDKLLTAALEPSPVKDLRSRLPQTPIFVCKQCNQTFDELSKMLQHELEQHSSGIVSPRNVYQHQCKVCNTTYRTVTLLNYHMKRHAPRKIPCKQCSKEFTTSAELEQHVDAEHRTNTALKCGIDGCEKTFNYKHHLKRHQTASHTRVQYICPECGRDMLTSLLLRNHIKMHKGTHSYKCPKCVRTYMRPGPFQRHALREHKWHLTEDELNKMYSVNESTPPIKIRERRSHDVENDTSD from the exons ATGGCGAGCAAGCGATTGAAAATAGATGACATGGTTGTGGATTACAAATTTGCTTGTCGCTGTTGTCTTAAATCGGAGGCGGAGTTCTTCAAGCTGGACGCTCTAACCGAGTCTAGTTTAATAGACGACAATAATGGGAACTCCACAAAAATACCTCTAATACGTTTGCTATTATTCTGCATTCGAACCGAAAATCTGCCTGAGCTGCCGCAATATATTTGTGCTGATTGCAGTAAGAGTTTGCAAATTGCCTACTTTTTCATACAAAACGCTCAAAAGGCTCATGAAATTCTCTGTCGCAAATTGTGCCCTGGCAAGATAACGAAGGCGACAACGCGATTCAATGGTCAACCACCCCTAGAG CTGCATCGCGGGGACAATGTGAAGCCCTCAAAGTCTTCTGTTCGCCACGAGTGCAAAATCTGTGGCGCCATTACTAGTAATCGTCTGGAACTCAAACAACATATTCGCATGCATTCAG aGCAAACGCGCCATTCATGCAAGTTGTGCAAATTCGTGACATTTAAGCAGCGACTGCTTCCCGAGCATTACAGGAAAGCGCATGGCTTAACGGCTGCTCAAATAGATCAGCAGTTGAAAATGCGCAAATCCTTGCAGGCTGCTATGTACGCTACAAATGCGACGACATCAAGGCAAGCGAGGGAAAATGATGATGCACAAGTGAAAGTGTGTACACTGGAGGACATGGAGTTACTGATTCCCACTGTGCTGACGCCCGAAGACTTCTCGCAGCCTCAACTTGACGCTGATCAACTACGTGATATTGAACAACAGCTGGGGAACTCTTTGGATGCGAATGATTCCGCCGTCTTGCCGGTTGATGATCCTACGGGTGGCAACTCGAATATGAGCATTGGGGCGGAGTTTCTTGTCATGCCTGATGGCTCGTTGCAGCAAGTCCATGGTGGTGCTGGGGTTGTCTTCGAGTACATCGATGACAGCAAAACCCCACAGCAAATAACGGCAAATGTCACGACAAACGCAAGTTTGCAGAACTTACTGGATGACTCCAAGTCGGATGTGACATACAGTGCAAGGGATATTGAAATAAACCATCCAGTCGGAGATTCATTGCCACAAATCACTGTGAAACCAAAACTTCGACCAGGTCCAGGATCGACGAGTGTAATGAAGCACAAGTGTAATCTGTGTCCCAAAGTATTTCCCACAATTGCACGCCTTAAATCTCATCAATTAACACATAGTC ATTTACCCAAGTTTTATTGTGATCAGTGCTCTTATCACTCGCTGCGCAGCTCCGATCTCATTAAGCACTATACAGAGGAGCATAAGTCTTCCATTGGCGATAGTAAAATTCACGTTGAGAAATCCTTGCAGTCGCTGTCGACGGACAAAAGTCGTATATACTCTTGCGACATGTGTTTGTTTGAGACACCAAGTAGTGCTCATTTAAGATCACACTATAGTGATAAGCACATGATACAGCCAAGTGACATCCAACTGCGTCCCAGCTGGTCAAACGACACCAAGGATAAGGGATGCAGCCCGTCGCATTTGCCTCTTGGTATCACAT ATCCATCAACATTCACTGAATCAACAATTGAATCATCGGCAACAACTGAGTCGACTGGAACTACAacggcgacaacgacaacgctACAGGATCTACAACCTGCTCAGCCGACAACTACAGCTGTGGTTACGCCTGCTGGCGATATAAACGTGGTTGTGGATGCCACCTCATTATTCTATGATGGTGGCgcagcatcatcaacagcgacaactacaagtacaacaacatcaacagaaCCAACTGAGAATGTCTCTGCAGCATTTGAAGTATTCCCGGAGCAATCTTTATCCAAATCCATAAGGACAACACCGAGGAAAGTCGATTTAAGTGGCATTCTGCCTGCTGTCAGTGTTTCTACTACTGCTGGTGGTGGCAATATTGGTGTAGTTACCACAGCAAATCCAAACAATTCTATTTTTGGAGACATGCAAGACTTCATTGACAATACCGACGTCGCCGCCATTTGCACTATACCAGCCGACGATATGCCGGTCGTTGATGGCGACGATATTGTGATTGATAACAATAATATGAGTTTGGATTTCGATGCCGAGAATTTGTTTGATGACTTCGAGGAAGATGTTGAAGTGGGTgaagatgaggatgaggatgaggatgatcCCGAGAATGAGGATGAGAATGAAAACAATGACGCGGCTGCCGATCAAAACTTGCTACTTAccagtgatgatgatgatgtcgatGACTTTGATGACGAGCAATCCAAGCATCTACAGAAACCGTATTGTATCTATTGCAACAAAAAGTTTACCAGCCAATACAAGTTTGAGAATCATATGTTTGTACATCGCG GACTGGCGCCATATCGATGTGAACTCTGCACCAATCTGTACAATATGAAGCGTCTGCTCATACGTCACTACAAAACTGTGCATAAGCGGATGCCGACGAGGGATATGGTTCAGGCCAAGGGCGACAAAGTAACAGTGGAACGCACAGCGATCGAGAAGCTGCACGTCGGTGTGGATAAGC CTCCGATACTGATGTGTGCCAAGTGTCCTTTTGAATGCGAAGTGGAGGGTGAGATGCGAAAACATCTCAATGCTCATCATGGCATTAACGATGGCG TCTCAGTACATGCCAACGAGGTGTTTATCATACGCa AACTACCTTTTGAGTGTCCACGCTGTATTCGCTCGTTTGCGGCAAAACGCACGTTGACTCGCCATTTGCAGCGAAGTCACTTAGTAGACACAATCATTGAGATGCAGGCGCCTCAATGGACAACCAgttcagcagcaacaacaacaaccactatGACGTCTACAACCGCCTTGCCGAAGAATGCACAACGTATTGTTGCTGAGGTTGACActgatggcgatggcgatggcgatggtgatggtgatggcgATGGCAGTGGCTATGGAAAAAGCG CGATGACATTGAAAAATGATCTTTGCTCATCGCCGTGTGCAACAGCAGACAACATAGTGATAAACAGTGACACTGGAATTGAAACGGATAATGAGGATATTGACAGTAAATCATTGACCTCAACACCAACGTCTGGATTCGCAACAATTACCACAACAGCTGACACAAATGATGCTATcgatgataaacaaaaaacaactacagaatcttcGCCTTTAACTTCAACCTCCCAGATAACGTCTGAATCACCGACATCACcgttaacaacaacatcaacagcactCGAAAAAACACCGACAACATCAACACTTTTTCCAACGCCCACGCCATTTGATTTTGATCTGGACTTCATAGAAAATGGTGCGCatggcaacaacgacaactttaATGTATTGCCAATCACAGGACAATTGCTAAACGGCACAGATAAACTACTTACAGCAGCATTGGAGCCGTCACCAGTTAAAGATCTTCGTTCCAGGTTACCCCAAACTccaatttttgtgtgtaaaCAATGCAATCAGACATTTGACGAATTGAGTAAAATGTTGCAGCATGAATTGGAGCAACATTCCAGCGGCATTGTGTCGCCGCGTAACGTCTATCAGCATCAGTGTAAAGTCTGCAACACAACATATCGAACAGTGACGCTCTTAAATTATCACATGAAAAGGCACGCACCACGCAAGATTCCTTGTAAGCAGTGTTCCAAAGAGTTCACAACGAGTGCAGAGCTAGAGCAACACGTGGATGCTGAGCATCGGACAAACACGGCCTTGAAATGTGGCATCGATGGTTGCGAAAAGACTTTTAATTACAAGCATCATCTTAAGCGACACCAAACAGCTTCCCATACTCgtgtacaatatatatgtcCCGAGTGCGGACGCGATATGTTAACCAGTCTTCTTTTAAGAAAccacataaaaatgcataagGGAACACATTCCTACAAGTGTCCAAAGTGCGTTCGGACTTATATGCGACCCGGACC CTTTCAAAGACATGCACTGCGTGAACATAAATGGCATCTTACTGAGGAtgagttaaataaaatgtatagcGTGAATGAATCCACACCTCCGATAAAAATTCGCGAACGAAGGTCGCATGATGTTGAAAACGATACGTCTGATTAA